In Acidisarcina polymorpha, the DNA window TATTGCATAAGGCATTCAAGTCTAGCGCCTCTAACTACCTGGATGCTCGAGAAGGCTAAGTTGAAGAGGCCTCTCCACATCCCAGGCGGACTATCAACTTCTTCCCTCTGGAGGCCCCTCGTATGCGTTTCCGCACCGGACCTATAGTACTTTTCCTTATCTCCCTGCTCGCACTTACCTCGTCAGCGCTACTAGCTCACGCGCAGAATTTTCGCGGAGGAATTAGTGGATCGGTGACGGATTCCAGCGGCGCGACAGTCCCAAACGCCACTATTAAAGCCGTTGACGATGCTACCGACGCGGCCTACGACACCATATCATCGAGTGCTGGCGACTTCAATTACACTAACTTGCCGCTCGGGACTTATACCGTGACGGTAACTGCCAGGGGCTTCTCAACAGAGAAATTTGATAAGGTCTCGGTAACTGCGGGGGCAATCTATACGCTCCCCATCAAGCTGACCATTGCATCTTCGTCGGAGACGATCGAGGTCACCGCCGACGCACTGACCCTAGACACGACCACCGATACCCAGGCCACGATCCTTCCCCAAGCGGTGGTGCAAAACCTACCCAACAGCGGTCGCGACTTCACCCAGATGCTGGCCCAGACGCCCGGGTTTGCGGGCTATTCGACCGGCGGCGGCGCTGGCAACGCCAGCGTTAACGGCACCCGTTCCAATTCGGTCAACTGGCAGATCGAAGGCACGGATAACAACGATTTGTGGTGGAACATTCCCGCCGTGAATCAGGGCGGCGTCTCGGCCATCGCCGGTGTCATCCTCCCGGTCGATGCAATCGATAACTTCTCTTTCGAGACTGCGGGATCGACCGCCCTCGGGCGTAACTCCGGCGGCACTGCTAACCTGACGATTAAGTCAGGCACGAACCGGCTACACGGATCCGCTTACTACTTCAATCACAATGAATTCTTCCAGCGCATGAATCCCTTCTCGACTACCAAGCCGGCTTCCCGCAATCAGAACTATGGCTTCTCTGTCGGCGGACCTGTTATCAAGGACAAGTTCTTCTTCTTTCTAGCCTTCGAGCATCAGAACTTTCTCATCGGCGCGGCTAACAAGGCCACCGAACCGTCGGCCGCGTACCAGGCGGCATCCTATTCGCTCCTCGACTTTTATGGCGTGCCCCACAACCCGGTCGCGAATAATCTCCTCTACGGAAACGGCACGCTTGCCGGTCTGTGGCCAGCGACTGCGCTCACCGGACCTGCCTCTGCCGACAACTACCAGTCGAATGGAAACCTTACTGGCCACAGCTTCAACGGCATCGCTAAGATTGACTTCACACTTACGGAACGCGACCACCTGGCGGCCTCCTGGTTCGCCGGCCAGGGCACGCAGACTGCGCCCACCTCCTCTGAACTGCCTTACTACTTTGAGAACGCGCCGATTCATGTACAGAATTACTCGATCGTCTATAACCATGTCTTTTCGACCGCCATTACCAACCAGTTATCGGCCGGCGTCAGCTACTTCAATCAGGTGTTTAGCGATGCAAATACTGGTTTCAACCCGATCGGGCTCGGCCTGAACACCGGCGTCACCGATCCCTCGCTTCCCGGGTCGCCCCATCTGATCATTGGTCCCTCGGGCGCGAATGTCGGCCTCAGCGCCAGCAGCACTGGGTTTGACCCGCTCGGCCCTACCGCCCCTTCCGGGCGCAACGATATCACCGGGCACCTGGACGAGGCGCTGTCCTGGACCAAAGGCGCTCACCAATATAGTTTTGGCGGGGAATTCCGGCAGGCGCAGGTGGATGACTTCTACCAGACCGGCCAGCGCGGCACGATCTATTTCGATGGGACGCAGGGTCCGTGGGCAACGGGAACAAGCGGCACGGCCTGCGCCACGCTTGCCACCCAGAACCAGGGCGTTGCTGCCCCGGCCGCTCTGACGAGCGATCCCAACATCCCCTTTCTGGCCGACTTCCTGGCAGGTTGCCCTGATCCCTCCACCTCGGAAATTGTTCTTGGTAATCCGAAGCGCCAGGTCTTTGTGAACACCTGGGACCTCTATGGCGCGGATAACTGGAAGGTCAGCCCCCGATTAAGCCTGAACTATGGCGTCCGCTACGACTATGAAGGCCCGGTCCATTCTGATTTTCCTAACCTCTCCACCTTCGATCCTTCCTTACCGGGCGGACTGGCCGTCGCCGGCGTGGATGTTCCAAACATCTATAACAAATTCTGGGGAGCGGTCAGCCCGCGGGTCGGCTTCGCCTACCAGCCGAGCGAAAGCGGCAAGATGGTGATTCGCGGTGGCTATGGCCTCTACTACGATTCCATCTACATGAAATCAGTGCTACAAAACAACGGCTTGCAGAATATCTCGGTCTTTAGCCCAAGTCTGAACCCGGCCGGCTCGGATATCGCTGTCCAAGCGCAGGGTCAGAACGTTGTAGTCCAACCCGGTCAACCTATCTTCCAGTCTTTCGGGGACGCCCTCGCCGGTCAAGGCTCGGTTAAAATATCCACCTTCGCCAAGAACTTTCGCCCCTCTTACACGCAAGAGTTCGATCTGAATCTTCAACAGAGCTTCACCTCCTCTGTAGTCTGGCAACTTGGATACGTCGGCACCAAGGGGACCCACCTCATGGGCATGTCCGATATCAACGCTGGAGCATTGAACTCGCTGAACGTCGCAGTACCGTACGGTTCCGCGACCTGCGCGCCCCAGTATAGCGGCGCTACGCCGACCACGCCCGGGAACGATCTCCAGTGCTCCCGCCCCTATTTCAGCCAATTCCCACAGTTCTCCGTCATCGATCAAGCCACCAGTAACCTCGGCTCCAATTACAACTCTCTCCAAACCAGCCTGCGGCTTCAGGGCTATCACGGTTTCACTGCCCAATTCGCCTACACCTGGTCCCACGCTATCGACTACGAGACCGGTCTGCTTCCGTACCTTCCCCAAGACCCAGGCAACGAAACAGCGGAGCGTGGCAACTCCGACTATGACGTCCGGAACTCCTTCGTCAGCTATGTCGACTATGCTCTACCCAACTTCCGTGGACCGAAGCGTCTGGTCCAAGGATGGGAGTTCAACTCGGCGTGGAGCTTCCACGGCGGGACCCCCTACACCGTCACCTCGAGCAGCAATCCTAGCGGCAACGGCGAAAGCGCAGACCGCGCCGTCCAAGTAGTCGCTAACCCTAACGCTGAACCGCACGGAATCGGCGCCGTCAGTCCCGGGGTCGTTCAATGGTTCGTTCCTGGCGCATTCGTCGATGCTCCTACTGGCCAATATTCACCAACGAGGAGAGGACAGAACTATAACCCAGGCTACTCGGCCGTGGATCTCAGCATTCTCAAAAACACTCCCATCGTTGAAAGAGTCACTGCTCAGTTTCGGGCTGACATTTTCAACATCTTCAATCGAACCAACCTCGCGCCTCTAGGTTTCCCGAGCACCGGCGAAACCGGGCAGATCGGCTCGACCATCGGACCATACCTGGGTAATCCCGGTATCGGCCCCGGAGAACCGCTTAACGCTCAATTCGCGCTCAAAATTATTTTTTAGACGCTTACTCGCTACTTTTTCGAAAGTCCGGCGCCCGCGCGTCCCAGCGGGCGCCGGGCTTTTTCCAGGCACTACCCACCGATATCTCGCTCGTCTCAACCCACTATTTCGACGATAGAGGAGTTACTCCGAAGGATGGCAGTTACCCGTAGAGCCTTCCTCACCCGCATTGGCCAGCTCGGCGGATATGGAGCTGCCTTCACCTTCATGCAGCAGCTCGGCTTGTTGCCGGCGATGGGGGTGACCCACGAACAAGCCAAGCTCAGAAAAGTCCCAGGCAATGGCGCCACCGTGGTGATCCTTGGTGGAGGCATCGCCGGCCTGATCTCTGCCTATGAACTCGGCAGGCTCGGATATCGATGTACTCTGCTCGAGGCCCGCGATCGCGTCGGCGGCCGCAACTGGACCGTCCGCCGCGGTGTCAAGATCGAGTTCACCGACGGGTTTACTCAGAACTGTGAATGGGAGGAGGGAAATTATCAAAACTTCGGTCCCGGCCGCCTTCCCTCCATCCATACCACCATGCTTGGGTATTGCCGCGAGCTCAACATCCCGCTTGAGGTTGAGGTCAATACATCACGCTGCACCCTTCTTCAATCCGACAAGCTGAACGGCGGCGCGGCGGTCGAGCAACGGCGGATGATCAACGACACTCGGGGCCATGTCTCCGAACTTCTCGCCAAATCCATCAACAAAGGCGCCCTCGATCAGGATCTTACCTCCGAGGACAAGGAGCGAATGCTCACCTTCCTCCGCGAATATGGCGACCTGAGTCACGACTTTCTCTTCAAAGGCACCGACCGTTCCGGATTCAAAATCCCACCCGGCGCCGGCAAGGAAGATCCCACCGCCATCGATCCCTTGCCGATGCACGCTTTGCTCGATGCCGATCTATGGCAGGGTTTGCTCTCGGAAGATGCCATCGACTGGCAGGCCACGATGTTCCAGCCGGTCGGCGGCATGGACCTCATCCCGAAGGCCTTCGCCAAGCAACTAGGAGATGTTATCCGGTACCAGGCTGACGTCCAAAAGATACGCCACGATCATGAGGGTGTGACCGTCACCTATCTGGATTGCAAGACGGGCCAGACCGTGACCATCAAGGCGGATTACTGCATCTGCAACATACCCCTGCCGGTTCTCCAAACCATCGATGCCGACTTTGCCCCGGATGTCCGCGAGGTGATCGCTGCCGGCGCCTATGACTCCTCCTCCAAAATCGCCTGGGAGTCTCGCCGCTTCTGGGAACAGGACTACAACATCTACGGTGGCATTTCTTACCTTCGCCAGCCAGTCGAGATCGTCTGGTATCCCAGCGCCAGAATGTTTACGCCCACCGGCATCATCGTTGGCGGTTATGCCGACAACGAGTCCGGCACTCCCTTCGGCGATCTCAGAACGGTTGAGGCAAAAATAAGCGCCTCCCGCCAAGCGATCGAGCTGCTTCATCCCGGCCACGGTAAAGAACTCACCAGGCCGCTTTACGTCAACTGGGGCAAAATCCCCTACGCGCTGGGCGGTTGGCTTAGCGACTACAGCGGGAAATCGATCCAGCGGCTGCTTGAACCCGACGGCCGCATCTACTTCGCCGGGGACTACACCAGCCACTTGAGCGGCTGGCAAGAGGGTGCTGCACTCTCCGCGTATCGGAGCATGAACCAGATCGGCATCGAGGTCGAGAAGAAGAGGCCGGATCCGCCCTTCAGCAGTTCAGCCGCCCTGAGTTAGGGAGAGACAAGCCGCCTGTGATGGAACCGGATTTGCACTAGCAACTTTCAACGCCCAGCCCAGTCTGCTAACGTGAAAGCTGGGCAATGATACTCATCCACAGCTTTACAAGTATTCTCATGCTACAGGCAGACTCGTCTGCGGCGGCACCGCCGCCCGCCAGTGGCAGCGCTATCGTCGAAATGCTGCAAAACAGCGGTCCGATCGCCCTGACCGTGCTCGGCATTCTGGCGCTGTCGAGCCTGTTTTCCTGGGGCGTCATTCTGGCTAAGCTGTCGAGCTTCGGCCGAGCTCGCACTCAGAGCCAGCGCTTTCTCCGCGCCTTCCGCAAGGCGGGCCGTCTTCAGGAGATCTCCGCCGTGAGCGAGCAGTTCAAGCCTAGCCCCCTGGTCAGCGTCTTCGACGAAGTCTACGAGACCTACCGGCGCCAGACGGGAGGGTCCGGACCTCCGCGCAATATCGTTTCTCTGGAGCGCTCCGCGCAGACTGCTGCAAGCGAGGCCCTCACCGTCATGGAACGCCGCATGACCTGGTTGGCCACGATCGGGGCGGTTTCGCCCTTCGTTGGGCTCTTCGGCACCATCATGGGCATCGTGGACGCCTTCCACGGTCTCGGCACCGCGGGAACCGCGACCCTCCGGGCAGTCGCGCCGGGTATCTCCGAGGCACTCATTACCACTGCTGCTGGGCTGGTGGTCGCGGTGCCGGCGGTGATCGCCTATAACCAGTTCACGGCCCGGGTGCGGGAGTTCGGCGCGCGCATGGATGACTTTGCCCGCGAGCTGCTCAACAGCATGGAAGATTCCACGCTTCGGCCCGCGCAAGACCCAGCCGAAAGAGAGGCCGCTCGTGGCCTTCAGCGTTAGTAACGGGGGCAACTTCCGCACTCAGACCGCACTTGCCGAGATCAACATCACGCCACTCGTCGATGTGGTGCTGGTGCTGCTGGTCATCTTCATGATCTCTGCCCCGGTGCTTCAATCCGGCATCGAGGTTGCCGTTCCAAAAACTAAGACCGTCCGCGAGATCACGGAACAACGCCAGGTCGTCACCATCGATCGCGAACAACGCGTTTTTCTTGGCGACCAACCCATCAACCTGGCCGACCTGCCCACCCGCCTTCGTAAATCGAACGGAGACGAAACCAAGCAGGTTATCTACCTGCGAGCCGACGAAAAAGTCCCCTTCGGGGCCTTCGCCTCGGTGATGGATGCCGTGAAACAAGCCGGCATCACGAACATCAGCATCGTCACTCAGCCTTTAGATAACAGAAAATAGGTTCGGCTCCCCTCCTATCACACTCCTGCCGTAGCCCCAACTCAGACTTTGGTCGACATGTGCACGAGGGGCGGCCATCGGCCTCTCGTGTGAGCATCCGCAGCGGCATACAACGAATCCCACACTCAGATCAAAATTTCCCGATGTACCGTTCCGGCCCCTGCTCTAACTCTTTAGCCTGCTGGTTCTTCGATGCCACCTGAACAAGCTCAGAATGCTGGAGTGAACCCCTGGCTCATCGCCACTTCGGTGATGCTGGCGACGTTTATGGAGGTGCTTGACACTGCCATCGCTTCAGTTGCCCTACCGTACATCGCCGGTTCCCTCTCGGCGTCGAACGATGAAGCCACCTGGGTGCTGACCAGCTATCTGGTCGCCAACGCCGTCATCCTCCCCGCGAGCAACTGGTTCGCGCTCAAATTCGGGCGTAAGAATTTCCTCGTCAGTTGCGTCACTATCTTTACGATTTCGTCCTTTTTCTGCGGCGCGGCGCCGACGCTGCCACTCATGCTCCTCGCCCGGATCATTCAGGGGGCCGGCGGCGGCGCTCTGCAGCCGCTCTCTCAAGCCATCCTGCTCGAAAGCTTTCCGCCTGAGAAACGCGGCGCGGCGATGGCCGTCTTCGCCTTCGGCGTCGTGGTCGCCCCCGTCATTGGACCCACTCTCGGCGGCTGGCTCACCGATACCTACAGCTGGCGTTATGCCTTCTACATCAACATCCCCGTCGGAATCGTGGCAGTCGTCATGATTAGCCGCTTCGTCAAGGACCCTCCCTACATCGCCAACGCGAAGGTGCCGCCCTTCGACAACATCGGTTTCGGTCTGCTCGCCGTCTGGACCGGATGCCTCCAGGTCATCCTCGACAAAGGCCAGGAAGACGATTGGTTCGGGGCCGTTTGGATCCGCTGGGCCGCGTTCTTCTTGGTAACTTCCTTCGTGTGGTTTCTCGTCCACTCGTGGCGAAAGAAGAACCCCTTAGTCAATCTGCGAATCTTTAAGGATTGGAACTTCGCCATCGGCTGCTGCTTGATCGCCATGTTCGGCGTCTCGATCTACTCCACCATCACCGTGCTGCCGCTCTTCTATCAGGAGCTGCTCGGGTATACCGCCTTCACCGCCGGTCTGGTCGCCGGCCCTCGCGGCATCGGGTCCATTCTCGGCATGCCGATCATTGGCTGGCTGGGCAATAAAGTCGACCCAAGATATCTACTGACCTTCGGATTTCTGGTCTTCGGCCTCTGCTCCATCTACTTCGGCAATGTCGATCTGGACATCGGTCCTACCACGTTGCTCATCCCCATCGTGATCACCGGCTTCGCCCTCAGCTTTGTCTTCGTACCGATCACTACTCAAGCCTATGGAACGCTCCATAATGAGCAGATTGGCAATGCCAGCGGCATCTTCAACCTGATGAGAAATATCGGCGGCTCGATCGGCATCTCGGTGGCCCAGACGCTGCTCACACGCCGCGCCGATTCCCATCAGAACGAGATCCTGAACTACGTGCCTCGGTCCAGCTACTACTATCAACAACGCGTTGGTCAGATCGCCAGTTATCTCGGCCGCCAGACCAATCCCGCGAACGCGACCGCCGCAGCCCGCAGCCAGGTCTACCAGCAGCTCAATGCGCAAGCGCTGTTATGGGCATTCGTCGACGTTTTTCGTTGGACTGGGCTGCTCTGCTTCAGCGCCGTGGCGCTCGTCTGGCTCTTCCGTAAAGTGAAGCCGGGCCGGGCTCCCGCCGGGGCTCACTGATCCACCAAACTCTATGCGGCTGAGACCCGTGCAGCCACGTGCGAGCCGAGCCCCATGCGAGCCCGCCTGTATCCCCGATGCGCCGGTAAGCTACCCTGCCATGGCAGCCAATAACGCGTTCGCATCATGCACTGGCGGTAAACAGGCATTTCCCCGGCAAACGACCGCCATCACGCCATCCTCGATCCCGGGCAGCGCCGGTAAAGTCTCCGCCAGCATGGGCGGTAAACTCAGCGGCGAAATCTGCTCCGCGCCCAGGCGGATCACGCTCTTGTTCACCGCGTAACCGGCCAGCGCCGTTGCCTTCAGGCGACGCGCCTCATCGCCTTCGCCAATCACCACCACCTGCGTCGGGGCCTGTAAATATTGCTGCAGCGCCAATCCATAACTCCCCGCATACAATCCAAAGTGCTCCACGATTCCGGCGAAGTTCTCCAAGGTGTCCTCTGCCCTTTCGCGAAGGTCCTGGCGGCCGTTCAGATGCTCCAGGCGCAGCAGCGCAATTACTGCCGAAGGATTTCCCGCTGGTGTCGGCGTATCCTGCAGCGGCTTCCGCCGCGCGCTCAATGCGCCCAGCACCTTTCCTTCTGTAGGCAGCTCGGCGTCGAAAAAGCCGCCCCCGACCAGATCGTAGAACCGCGCCACCATCGCGTCCCCTATCTGCTCGGCAGCCTTGTAATACTTTATCTCTCCAGTTGCTTCCCAGCCATCAAGACAAGCTTCCACCGTGAATGCATAGTCGTCGAGGACCCCGCAAATCCGTTCCTTTGGCTTGTCACTTCCGGCATAGGAAATCACATGCGCCAGGCCCGACTCTTCATTCCAAGCCTCGGCCAGTATGCGATCGAGTGTCTTCAATGCAAAAGCGACCGTTGACCCCAGATGCAGCACCCGTCCCGCCTGCAGATAAGCCGAGACCGCCATCGCATTCCAGGAGGTATAGATCGTCTTATCGAGGAATGGAGCTGACCGCTCCAGCCGTGCCGCATACAGTTTCTTGGACGCCGAGGCAATCCGCGCTTGCACCTCCGGAACCGGCAGCTTCAACCGCCGCGCCGTGTCGTCCAGCGTGAAATTCACATGCAAGACGTTCTTTTGCGGATTGTGGTGCATGTCGCCCACATGGCCGATGTGATAGTGCAGCTCCACGACGGAAAGCTCCTCCGGCGTCAGCACCGCAGCCGCCTCTTCGCGTGTCCAGGTGAAGTAATCCCCATCGTCATCAAGCGTCACGTCGGCGTCCTGCGAGGCATAGAAGCCGCCGCGCTCCCGGTCCGTCAACCACTCGTCCATCCAGCGGATGATGTCCTTCGCCACTCGCGCAAATTCCGGATTCACAAATGTCTGGTAAGCATGCGCATAGTTCTTCAACAGCCCGGCATTGTCATACAGCATCTTCTCGAAATGCGGCACGACCCATCGCTCGTCCACCGAATAGCGATGAAACCCGCCGGCGAGCTGGTCGTAGATTCCGCCCAGCGCCATCTTCTCGAGCGTCACCACTACCGTCTTCTTCGCAGCCTCGTCGCCGGTACGGCCTACAACATCAATCAACAGATCGAGCGCCGAGGGATGCGGAAACTTCGGCTGCGACCCGAACCCGCCATGTTGCGCATCAAACTGCCCCACCGCATGGCTCACCAGCTTATCGACCAATGTCGCGCTCAACTGCCCGGAGCGGCCGGCAAACGTTTCGCCATGTTCGATCGCCGCCATCACGCTTCCAGCCGTGTCGGTGACCTCGGTGCGCTGTTTCTTCCACACCTCGGCCATGGTCCGCAACACCCGCTCGAAGCTCGGCCGGCCATAGCGCTCTTCCGGAGGAAAATACGTTCCTCCAAAGTACGGCTTGCCATCGGGCGTCAAGACCGCCGTCAGCGGCCACCCACCCTGTCCGCTCATTGACTGGACCGCCGCCTGATAGCGGCTGTCCACATCCGGCCGTTCGTCCCGATCGACTTTGATGGCAACGAAGTGCTCATTGACGACGGCCGCCAACTTCGGGTCTTCATAGGACTCGCGGTCCATCACATGGCACCAGTGACACCAGACCGCGCCAATATCCAGGAGAATGGGCTTATCTTCGCGAGCAGCTTTCGCAAACGCCTCTTCGCTCCATTCATGCCATTGCACCGGCTGATGCATGGCCGAGCGAAGGTAGGCGGAAGAAGCGTCTTTCAGAGAGTTATTAGAGGCGTGAACTGTGGAATCAGTAGTCATCGCTTCAAGTTTAGAGTATTTCGGCGAAAGGCGAGGATTCGCGAAACCACACTCCTCTCGCCGAACGACTCTAACCGGGGCTCAGCTAGCGCCTGCCGCCAATGTGGCCGCGTCCATCATGCATTTCATTGCCATGAAAGTTGGCGGGAGGATGCTCTCGGCCTACTTCCACTCGATCGCCGGGATGCGGTATCGGACCGTGGTAACCATGGTCGGGATGAAAGTGATTATCGACATAGCCATGGAAGTCGTGCGGGCCATGGAACCAGGGACCAGCACCGATAAACACTCCACCCGGGAACCACTCAGGTCCATAGTACCCGTAGGGAGCACACGCATATGGCGGAGCCTCATAGTAGCCATAAGGGCATACCGGTGCGACTCCAATGTTGACGCTGACTTGAGCCTCGGAAGGCTTGCCAGCTGCTGCAAGAACGGAAAGACCAGCGAATGCAGAAATCACTGCATACTTTAATCTGCGCACGTACATTTACACCTCTGCAGCTTAGAAGGCGTAAAAACGTCCCAGAGTTGTTCAATCTATGCAGGGTCACGGCCGAAGATAGATCATCCAAAAAGTTTCACTATCCAGGGTTTTTTTCCGAGAAGCGCTTCAGCCGAAAACATCATCCGCTGACACTCTACTGCTCTCGGAGCAAATCAAGTTAGCCGTCCCTTCGCCGTGGGGGGATGAGACGTCAGGCTCATGTAAACCGCGGTCGCCACCGTTGCCAGGATCACCAGCAACAGCGAATAAAGTGTGAAGAGATAGACCCCCAGACCGGTGTCGGGATACACAAGTCTCCACACCTTGAACTCAACCAGCACCGCGGTCCACCCCAGCGCCGCGCTGAGCCAGATGGTGCGCTTCTGATTGCTCAGCAACCATTCCTCTCGAAGCAGCAGGGCAGCTGGCAGCATCCCGCATAGCCACCCTAACCCGGCAATTGGCAAAGTCCAAGCCAGCCACACTGCGGCGCCCCAGCACAGCGACGCCGTCAATGGCTGCAGACCGCCATCCCGGTTCCCCAGCATTCTCACTAGCACGATCGGGAGCGTCACCACGATGGCTGACGCCCAGCCCAGAAAAACCGCCAGCACCGATCTTCGAATTCTTGCCCCAGCCACCCTGAGGCTCATCGGAGCAGTCGTACTGCGACCTCGGTATAAAGATCGATCGCCTGGAACAACTCTTTCTTCGCCAGCTTCTCGTATGGAGTGTGCGCCACATGGATCGATCCAGGCCCCAGCAACAGCGGCTCGCCCCAATTGGTCAGCGCCGGGATATCGGTCGTGAACGCGGCCACCATGGTTTCCAGGCCTTCGATCTTTCGCATGCGGATGAACGGAATCTCCAGCGTGAACTCGACCGTTGCCAGTCCCTCCACCGCTGCCTCAATCTTCGCTCGAAGCTCTTCAGAAGGGCCGACCAACCGCACCAGTACATGCGCCTCGGCCGCGTCGGCAATGACGTTCGGAGCATGCCCGCCCTCGATCATCCCGATATTCAGCGTGCTCGATCCGACATCCTCGACCATCGGGAGATCGAGCGCAAGCACCCGCTCCAGAGCCAAGACGAGCTTATGGATCGCGCTTTCTCCAAGCTCCGGATAGGCTGAATGACCCATTTTCCCTGAAGCGCGGATCGTCGCCCGCAATGCTCCCTTTGAGGCCAATGCCAGGCGATTATCGGTCGGCTCCCCGTTGATCAGAAATTGGCTTCCCTTTGGGTGTTCATTCGCCACCCGGGCTCCCGCCGAATCGCGCTCTTCGCCCACCACAAACAGTAGTCCGACTTTGATGCCCATCTCTCGCAAGCGAACCGCCGCCGCCGTCTGGGCCGCAATGATTCCCTTGGCATCGCAGCTTCCCCGGCCATAGATGAACTCCTGGTCCTCGCTGCTCGCAAGAAATGGAGGCACGGTGTCCATATGCGTCGATAAAACTACGTCCGGCTGAACTCCGTCGGTCGAGGCATACACGTTGAAACGGTCGCCGGCTTGACGGCTCTCCGGCGGCTGCGGAACGGCCATTCGCTCCACCTCGAATTTCAGGCCAAAGAGATACCTCTCGAGCCAGACGCCGACTTCGCCTTCGTTATAGGTGATCGATTCGATGTCGATCAAACTGCGTGTGAGATGAACCGGATCGAGTGCCATCAAGACCCAGAATACATGGCCCCTGCCTGGAGACCACGTCGATACAATAGAGCCAGTAACTCGACAGCCACTGAATGGGAATTAGAACCGAAACATGAATCCAACCTTCGCGTCTTCCGCCATTCGCAGTGTGGACGACCTCCGCGGTCCTGCCGGCCAACTCGAAGCCCTGCTCAACGCCGGAAATCCCGCCGCTGCATACTCCGCCCTCGTCTGCCATCCTCACCCGCTTTTCGGCGGCACCATGCATAATAAAGTTGCCTATCATGCCATGAAGGCGTTTGGTTCCTTTGGCTTTCCGGTGCTCCGCTTCAACTTTCGCGGCGCCGGACTTAGCGAAGGCGTCCACGACCATGGCCGCGGTGAACGCGAAGATGTCCGCGCCGCTGTCGACTGGTTGAGCAACGAATTCAATCTTCCGATTCTCTTTGCTGGCTTCTCCTTCGGAGCGAACGTCGGCCTTCGAGCCTGTTGCGGGGACCAGCGGGTGCACGGACTTGTCGCCCTCGGTACTCCCGTCCATGCCGAAGGGCGCGACTATCACTATGAATTTCTTGCCAACTGCAGGGCTCCCAAGCTCTTCGTCAGCGGGACGGCGGACAAGTATGGGCCGGTCGCCCTGGTAGAAGCCGCCGTCAGCCTTGCGCCGCCACCCACTGAGTTAGTCTGGATACCGGAAGCGGACCACTTCTTTGCCGGTCAACTCGACCGGATGCAAGACGCCATCCACAATTGGGTTGACGCGCACTTCCTGGCAGTAAGGCCGCAATGAACTCATCGAACCTATCTAATCCCGTCGCACCGTCAAAACCGCTCTCCGAGACGGCCATCGACATCTTCACCACCGCTCTCGAAGACTGCAATATCCCAGCCGCGTTCGACCGTTACCTTCATTTCGAAGAACACACGCTCTTCCTCCATCCATCGCCACTATTGAAGCCGAACGTAATCGAACTCGATCAATTCAAGAAGATCTTTGTGATTGCCTTCGGGAAGGCCGCGCTCACCATGACCGACGCGCTGCTCGCGCGCCTGCCGCAGAAGCTCAATGTTCACGGAGTTTGCTCGGCCCCGAAA includes these proteins:
- a CDS encoding TonB-dependent receptor is translated as MRFRTGPIVLFLISLLALTSSALLAHAQNFRGGISGSVTDSSGATVPNATIKAVDDATDAAYDTISSSAGDFNYTNLPLGTYTVTVTARGFSTEKFDKVSVTAGAIYTLPIKLTIASSSETIEVTADALTLDTTTDTQATILPQAVVQNLPNSGRDFTQMLAQTPGFAGYSTGGGAGNASVNGTRSNSVNWQIEGTDNNDLWWNIPAVNQGGVSAIAGVILPVDAIDNFSFETAGSTALGRNSGGTANLTIKSGTNRLHGSAYYFNHNEFFQRMNPFSTTKPASRNQNYGFSVGGPVIKDKFFFFLAFEHQNFLIGAANKATEPSAAYQAASYSLLDFYGVPHNPVANNLLYGNGTLAGLWPATALTGPASADNYQSNGNLTGHSFNGIAKIDFTLTERDHLAASWFAGQGTQTAPTSSELPYYFENAPIHVQNYSIVYNHVFSTAITNQLSAGVSYFNQVFSDANTGFNPIGLGLNTGVTDPSLPGSPHLIIGPSGANVGLSASSTGFDPLGPTAPSGRNDITGHLDEALSWTKGAHQYSFGGEFRQAQVDDFYQTGQRGTIYFDGTQGPWATGTSGTACATLATQNQGVAAPAALTSDPNIPFLADFLAGCPDPSTSEIVLGNPKRQVFVNTWDLYGADNWKVSPRLSLNYGVRYDYEGPVHSDFPNLSTFDPSLPGGLAVAGVDVPNIYNKFWGAVSPRVGFAYQPSESGKMVIRGGYGLYYDSIYMKSVLQNNGLQNISVFSPSLNPAGSDIAVQAQGQNVVVQPGQPIFQSFGDALAGQGSVKISTFAKNFRPSYTQEFDLNLQQSFTSSVVWQLGYVGTKGTHLMGMSDINAGALNSLNVAVPYGSATCAPQYSGATPTTPGNDLQCSRPYFSQFPQFSVIDQATSNLGSNYNSLQTSLRLQGYHGFTAQFAYTWSHAIDYETGLLPYLPQDPGNETAERGNSDYDVRNSFVSYVDYALPNFRGPKRLVQGWEFNSAWSFHGGTPYTVTSSSNPSGNGESADRAVQVVANPNAEPHGIGAVSPGVVQWFVPGAFVDAPTGQYSPTRRGQNYNPGYSAVDLSILKNTPIVERVTAQFRADIFNIFNRTNLAPLGFPSTGETGQIGSTIGPYLGNPGIGPGEPLNAQFALKIIF
- a CDS encoding flavin monoamine oxidase family protein, which translates into the protein MAVTRRAFLTRIGQLGGYGAAFTFMQQLGLLPAMGVTHEQAKLRKVPGNGATVVILGGGIAGLISAYELGRLGYRCTLLEARDRVGGRNWTVRRGVKIEFTDGFTQNCEWEEGNYQNFGPGRLPSIHTTMLGYCRELNIPLEVEVNTSRCTLLQSDKLNGGAAVEQRRMINDTRGHVSELLAKSINKGALDQDLTSEDKERMLTFLREYGDLSHDFLFKGTDRSGFKIPPGAGKEDPTAIDPLPMHALLDADLWQGLLSEDAIDWQATMFQPVGGMDLIPKAFAKQLGDVIRYQADVQKIRHDHEGVTVTYLDCKTGQTVTIKADYCICNIPLPVLQTIDADFAPDVREVIAAGAYDSSSKIAWESRRFWEQDYNIYGGISYLRQPVEIVWYPSARMFTPTGIIVGGYADNESGTPFGDLRTVEAKISASRQAIELLHPGHGKELTRPLYVNWGKIPYALGGWLSDYSGKSIQRLLEPDGRIYFAGDYTSHLSGWQEGAALSAYRSMNQIGIEVEKKRPDPPFSSSAALS
- a CDS encoding MotA/TolQ/ExbB proton channel family protein, which encodes MLQADSSAAAPPPASGSAIVEMLQNSGPIALTVLGILALSSLFSWGVILAKLSSFGRARTQSQRFLRAFRKAGRLQEISAVSEQFKPSPLVSVFDEVYETYRRQTGGSGPPRNIVSLERSAQTAASEALTVMERRMTWLATIGAVSPFVGLFGTIMGIVDAFHGLGTAGTATLRAVAPGISEALITTAAGLVVAVPAVIAYNQFTARVREFGARMDDFARELLNSMEDSTLRPAQDPAEREAARGLQR
- a CDS encoding ExbD/TolR family protein; its protein translation is MAFSVSNGGNFRTQTALAEINITPLVDVVLVLLVIFMISAPVLQSGIEVAVPKTKTVREITEQRQVVTIDREQRVFLGDQPINLADLPTRLRKSNGDETKQVIYLRADEKVPFGAFASVMDAVKQAGITNISIVTQPLDNRK